In bacterium, one genomic interval encodes:
- a CDS encoding tetratricopeptide repeat protein, translating into MRNHMSLFNVSAVCLFLVLNIQGSVAGADSVKPSAEQVQQWLKEAEKGEAKAQCELGACYLWGKGVGQSFPDSEKWFRKSAEQGNDDAQFYVGFFCSLNLDAGQRLSESVEWFRKASEQGNPKAQNCLGVAYAKGEGVKCPLGLL; encoded by the coding sequence ATGAGAAATCACATGAGCCTATTCAACGTTTCCGCAGTTTGCCTATTCCTTGTGCTAAATATTCAGGGAAGTGTTGCGGGTGCCGACTCTGTAAAACCTTCAGCGGAACAAGTCCAGCAATGGCTAAAGGAGGCAGAAAAAGGGGAGGCCAAAGCTCAATGCGAACTCGGTGCATGCTATTTATGGGGAAAAGGCGTCGGTCAAAGCTTTCCGGATTCGGAGAAATGGTTCCGAAAATCAGCAGAACAAGGCAATGATGACGCCCAATTCTATGTCGGTTTCTTCTGTTCTCTCAATCTTGATGCAGGCCAGAGATTATCAGAGTCGGTTGAGTGGTTTCGCAAAGCTTCTGAACAGGGAAATCCGAAGGCTCAGAACTGTCTTGGTGTAGCCTATGCCAAAGGCGAAGGTGTTAAGTGTCCTTTAGGTCTTCTGTGA
- a CDS encoding DUF5615 family PIN-like protein gives MNRPKLLLDQMIDAQVAIALDQQGWDVVRVSELGLATADDDQILAMAISQDRVLVTLDEHFGDWAVLPLESHPGVVRLKVSPTTSPNILALLVPFLNEHKERSYVDHLVIVKPSSNRWIRTSR, from the coding sequence GTGAACCGTCCCAAACTGCTCCTTGATCAGATGATCGACGCTCAAGTCGCGATTGCCCTTGACCAACAGGGGTGGGATGTCGTCAGGGTTTCAGAGTTGGGACTGGCGACAGCGGATGATGATCAGATACTCGCCATGGCCATTTCACAGGATCGTGTGCTGGTCACACTTGATGAGCATTTCGGTGATTGGGCTGTGCTGCCATTGGAATCACATCCGGGAGTGGTCAGGCTGAAGGTGAGCCCGACGACAAGTCCGAATATTCTGGCCTTGCTTGTCCCCTTCCTGAATGAGCACAAAGAGCGTTCCTATGTCGACCACCTGGTCATCGTGAAACCATCATCGAATCGATGGATCCGAACCAGCAGGTAA
- a CDS encoding DUF433 domain-containing protein produces MTINQFIEIDPRRCNGKPTVAGTRIPVTVVIDQLADAGSIQALLNRYPELTHDKVVGVLSYCNAVIDHTELELATA; encoded by the coding sequence ATGACAATTAATCAATTTATCGAAATCGACCCTAGGCGTTGCAACGGGAAGCCCACAGTGGCAGGGACCCGGATTCCCGTCACCGTTGTGATTGATCAACTGGCGGATGCCGGATCGATTCAGGCATTGTTGAACCGTTACCCTGAACTCACCCATGACAAGGTGGTGGGGGTACTGAGTTACTGCAACGCCGTGATTGATCATACCGAACTGGAATTGGCCACCGCGTGA
- a CDS encoding class I SAM-dependent methyltransferase → MKTMFRADLNGRVPIPSDERFLIHDQNPFELRRVRVSAEREVAYDSPDHLIPWGTRRDNSRHRRFNQKLYQLFGEERPPLWVLDLGCSGGGFVKDCLDDGCMAVGIEGSDFSKRLRRAEWRTIPEHLFTADITRKFDIFGEFPAEEKRLKFDVITMWEVLEHIHERDISSLVENVKKHLRPGGLWIMSVSLCDDFHKGVNLHQTVKPKTWWVEKLEGLGLRCVDAYVKYFNHQFLRGPNDTFLPGFHLVATLDPELAPPIPKERLIFRLYDKWHGSRPQRMLRFAVYGC, encoded by the coding sequence ATGAAAACGATGTTTCGGGCCGATCTCAACGGGCGTGTGCCAATACCCTCAGATGAGCGATTTCTTATCCATGACCAGAACCCGTTTGAGCTTCGTCGCGTGCGCGTTAGCGCTGAACGCGAGGTAGCCTATGATTCACCCGATCATCTTATCCCTTGGGGTACTCGCCGCGACAACAGCCGCCATCGCCGTTTCAATCAGAAGCTCTACCAGTTGTTTGGCGAGGAACGGCCGCCATTGTGGGTGCTTGATCTCGGATGTTCCGGCGGCGGTTTCGTAAAAGATTGCCTCGATGATGGCTGTATGGCCGTTGGCATCGAGGGCAGCGATTTTTCCAAGCGGTTACGTCGCGCCGAGTGGCGAACGATTCCTGAGCATCTATTTACAGCGGATATCACCAGGAAATTCGACATTTTTGGCGAATTCCCGGCGGAGGAAAAACGGCTCAAATTCGACGTCATCACGATGTGGGAAGTGTTGGAGCACATTCACGAACGCGATATCAGCTCTCTTGTTGAAAATGTGAAGAAGCATCTTCGCCCGGGTGGTCTCTGGATCATGAGCGTGTCGTTGTGCGACGATTTCCACAAGGGCGTGAATCTCCATCAAACTGTGAAGCCAAAGACCTGGTGGGTTGAGAAACTGGAAGGGCTTGGCCTGCGCTGCGTGGATGCGTACGTGAAATACTTCAACCACCAATTCTTGCGTGGGCCGAATGACACTTTCCTCCCCGGTTTCCATCTTGTCGCCACGCTCGATCCGGAACTCGCACCGCCGATTCCCAAAGAGCGGCTGATCTTCCGCCTATATGATAAATGGCACGGCAGCAGGCCACAGCGAATGCTTCGGTTTGCGGTCTACGGGTGTTGA
- a CDS encoding LacI family DNA-binding transcriptional regulator, with protein sequence MSNSATIRDVARAAGVSISTVSFVVNGKADVTTQVVRSQNPE encoded by the coding sequence ATGAGTAATTCAGCAACAATCAGGGATGTCGCCAGAGCCGCTGGGGTATCCATTTCTACAGTCTCGTTTGTGGTCAATGGTAAGGCCGACGTAACAACTCAGGTCGTTAGGAGCCAGAATCCAGAATAA
- a CDS encoding nucleotidyltransferase domain-containing protein produces MIELVKQKQTELEGLCRTFQVARLELFGSAATGKFNPNSSDLDFMIEFENRSAPGLLNRYLDFAEALEKLFGRHVDLVTQRSIRNPYFQKVLAVTRELLYEHRTQAASL; encoded by the coding sequence ATGATTGAGCTGGTTAAACAGAAACAAACTGAGCTTGAGGGCTTATGCCGGACATTTCAGGTGGCACGGCTTGAGTTATTCGGGTCAGCCGCCACTGGAAAATTCAATCCCAATTCCAGCGATTTGGACTTCATGATTGAATTTGAAAACCGGTCAGCCCCCGGTTTGTTAAATCGTTATCTTGATTTTGCCGAAGCCCTGGAAAAACTTTTTGGCCGGCATGTGGACTTGGTCACCCAGCGTTCAATCCGCAATCCCTATTTCCAAAAGGTCCTTGCCGTTACAAGGGAACTTCTCTATGAGCATCGAACTCAAGCAGCGTCTCTATGA
- a CDS encoding nucleotidyltransferase domain-containing protein: MVARKDIKKYVNALARQFAPERVILFGSYARGNPGDDSDVDMLVIMEHPMRKDVEQAVAIDIQLNRTFPLDLIVRRPSEVSKRLAMGDIFLRTILGEGQVLHDRRS; the protein is encoded by the coding sequence ATGGTTGCCCGAAAAGACATCAAGAAATATGTGAATGCACTGGCGCGTCAATTTGCGCCAGAAAGAGTTATTCTATTCGGATCCTATGCCAGGGGAAATCCGGGCGATGACAGTGACGTAGACATGCTGGTTATCATGGAGCACCCTATGCGCAAGGATGTCGAGCAGGCTGTTGCGATTGACATACAACTTAATCGAACGTTTCCATTGGACTTAATCGTGCGCCGCCCGTCAGAAGTCAGTAAACGACTGGCTATGGGCGATATTTTTCTACGAACTATTTTAGGGGAAGGACAAGTCCTCCATGACCGCCGTTCTTAA